One window of the Pseudomonas sp. S04 genome contains the following:
- the sdhA gene encoding succinate dehydrogenase flavoprotein subunit has product MANIPTISFDAIIIGGGGAGMRAALQLAQGGHKTAVITKVFPTRSHTVSAQGGITCAIASADPNDDWRWHMYDTVKGSDYIGDQDAIEYMCQEGPAAVYELDHMGMPFSRTEQGRIYQRPFGGQSKDYGKGGQAARTCAASDRTGHALLHTLYQGNLKAGTVFLNEYYAVDLVKNGQGEFVGVIAICIETGETTYIRAKATVLATGGAGRIYASTTNALINTGDGVGMALRAGVPVQDIEMWQFHPTGIAGAGVLVTEGCRGEGGYLINKHGERFMERYAPNAKDLAGRDVVARSMVKEIIAGNGCGPNGDHVMLKLDHLGEEVLHSRLPGICELSKTFAHVDPVVAPVPVVPTCHYMMGGVPTNIHGQAITQNDEGVDQIIPGLFAVGEVACVSVHGANRLGGNSLLDLVVFGRAAGLHLEKALTDGIEYDEATDANIETALARLSALNERTDGEDVATLRRELQSCMQNYFGVFRTGEYMQKGIAQLADLRVRIANVKINDKSQAFNTARIEALELQNLLEVAEATAIAAEVRKESRGAHAREDFEDRDDENWLCHTLYFPGDKRVTKRAVNFSPKTVPTFEPKIRTY; this is encoded by the coding sequence ATGGCTAACATTCCAACGATTTCTTTCGACGCCATCATCATTGGTGGCGGCGGTGCTGGCATGCGCGCAGCGCTGCAACTGGCACAAGGCGGTCACAAGACTGCCGTGATCACCAAGGTTTTCCCGACGCGTTCGCACACTGTATCGGCCCAGGGTGGCATCACCTGCGCCATCGCTTCTGCGGATCCGAACGATGACTGGCGCTGGCACATGTACGATACCGTCAAGGGTTCCGACTACATCGGTGACCAGGACGCTATCGAATACATGTGTCAGGAAGGCCCGGCCGCTGTCTACGAGCTGGACCACATGGGTATGCCGTTCTCCCGTACTGAACAGGGTCGTATCTACCAGCGTCCATTCGGCGGTCAGTCCAAGGATTACGGCAAAGGCGGGCAGGCTGCCCGTACGTGTGCTGCTTCCGACCGTACCGGTCACGCGCTGCTGCACACCCTTTATCAGGGCAACCTGAAAGCCGGTACCGTGTTCTTGAACGAGTATTACGCTGTTGACCTGGTAAAGAATGGTCAAGGCGAGTTCGTCGGCGTAATCGCTATCTGCATCGAAACCGGCGAAACCACCTACATCCGTGCCAAGGCCACCGTTCTGGCTACCGGCGGTGCAGGTCGTATCTACGCGTCCACCACCAACGCCCTGATCAACACCGGTGACGGCGTTGGCATGGCCCTGCGTGCTGGTGTTCCGGTACAAGACATCGAAATGTGGCAGTTCCACCCGACCGGCATCGCCGGCGCCGGTGTACTGGTGACCGAAGGTTGCCGTGGTGAAGGTGGTTACCTGATCAACAAGCACGGCGAGCGTTTCATGGAGCGTTATGCTCCGAACGCCAAGGACCTTGCCGGTCGTGACGTGGTTGCTCGCTCGATGGTCAAGGAAATCATCGCTGGCAACGGTTGCGGTCCGAATGGCGACCACGTAATGCTCAAGCTCGACCACCTGGGCGAGGAAGTGCTGCACAGCCGTCTGCCAGGCATCTGCGAACTGTCGAAGACGTTTGCCCACGTTGACCCGGTTGTTGCTCCGGTTCCGGTTGTTCCGACTTGCCACTATATGATGGGCGGCGTTCCGACCAACATTCACGGCCAGGCGATCACCCAGAACGACGAAGGCGTGGATCAGATCATTCCAGGTCTGTTCGCTGTAGGTGAAGTAGCTTGCGTATCGGTTCACGGTGCCAACCGCCTGGGCGGCAACTCGCTGCTCGACCTGGTGGTATTCGGCCGCGCTGCTGGCCTGCACCTGGAAAAAGCACTGACCGACGGCATCGAATACGATGAGGCCACCGACGCCAACATCGAAACTGCCCTGGCGCGCCTGTCCGCTCTGAACGAGCGTACTGATGGCGAAGACGTGGCAACCCTGCGTCGCGAGCTGCAAAGCTGCATGCAGAACTACTTCGGTGTGTTCCGTACCGGCGAATACATGCAGAAGGGTATTGCCCAGCTGGCTGACCTGCGCGTGCGCATCGCCAACGTCAAGATCAACGACAAGTCGCAGGCGTTCAACACTGCGCGGATCGAAGCTCTGGAACTGCAGAACCTGTTGGAAGTGGCTGAAGCCACCGCCATCGCTGCCGAAGTACGTAAAGAGTCCCGCGGTGCTCACGCCCGTGAAGACTTCGAAGACCGTGACGACGAAAACTGGCTGTGCCACACCCTCTACTTCCCGGGTGACAAGCGCGTGACCAAGCGTGCTGTGAACTTCTCGCCGAAGACTGTTCCGACTTTTGAACCTAAGATTCGGACTTATTAA
- a CDS encoding succinate dehydrogenase iron-sulfur subunit, which translates to MLKVSVYRYNPDQDAAPFMQEFSVDTGGKDLMVLDVLALIKEQDEGFSYRRSCREGVCGSDGMNINGKNGLACVTPLSAVVKGNKLIVRPLPGLPVIRDLVVDMSIFYKQYEKVKPYLQNDTPAPAIERLQSPEEREKLDGLYECILCACCSTSCPSFWWNPDKFLGPAALLQAYRFLADSRDTKTSERLASLDDPFSVFRCRGIMNCVNVCPKGLNPTKAIGHIRNMLLQSGV; encoded by the coding sequence ATGTTGAAAGTCAGCGTTTATCGTTACAACCCTGATCAGGACGCCGCGCCGTTCATGCAGGAATTTTCGGTCGATACCGGTGGTAAAGACCTGATGGTGCTGGACGTGCTGGCCCTGATCAAAGAGCAGGACGAGGGTTTCTCCTATCGTCGCTCTTGCCGTGAAGGTGTTTGCGGTTCCGACGGCATGAACATCAACGGCAAAAACGGCCTGGCGTGCGTTACGCCGCTGTCCGCTGTCGTAAAAGGTAACAAGTTGATCGTTCGTCCTCTGCCAGGTTTGCCGGTTATCCGTGACCTGGTCGTCGATATGAGCATCTTCTACAAGCAATACGAGAAGGTTAAGCCTTACCTGCAGAACGATACGCCGGCTCCGGCCATCGAGCGTCTGCAGTCCCCTGAAGAGCGTGAAAAGCTCGACGGTCTGTACGAGTGCATCCTGTGCGCTTGCTGCTCGACTTCGTGCCCGTCCTTCTGGTGGAACCCGGACAAGTTCCTGGGTCCAGCTGCCCTGCTGCAAGCGTACCGCTTCCTGGCAGACAGCCGCGACACCAAGACGTCCGAGCGTCTGGCTTCACTGGATGATCCGTTCAGCGTATTCCGCTGCCGCGGCATCATGAACTGCGTCAACGTTTGTCCGAAAGGCCTGAACCCGACTAAGGCCATCGGTCACATTCGTAACATGCTTCTGCAAAGCGGCGTGTGA
- a CDS encoding 2-oxoglutarate dehydrogenase E1 component, with translation MQESVMQRMWNSAYLSGSNAAYVEELYELYLHDPNAVPEEWRTYFQKLPTDGNSAIDVSHSTIRDHFVLLAKNQRRAQPVSAGSVSSEHEKKQVEVLRLIQAYRMRGHQAAQLDPLGLWQRPAPADLSINHYGLTNADLDTTFRAGDLFIGKEEASLREIHEALQQTYCRTIGAEFTHITDSEQRQWFQQRLESVRGRPTYSADIKGHLLERVTAGEGLEKYLGTKYPGTKRFGLEGGESLIPMLDELIQRSGSYGTKEIVIGMAHRGRLNVLVNTFGKNPRELFDEFEGKKKVELGSGDVKYHQGFSSNVMTTGGEVHLAMAFNPSHLEIVSPVVEGSVRARQDRRNDPTGEKVLPISIHGDAAFAGQGVVMETFQMSQTRGFKTGGTVHIVINNQVGFTISNPLDSRSTEYATDVAKMIQAPILHVNGDDPEAVLFVTQLAIDYRMQFKRDVVIDLVCYRRRGHNEADEPSGTQPIMYQQITKQRTTRELYADRLTQSGVLDAERVQSKIDEYRNALDNGLHVVKSLVKEPNKELFVDWRPYLGHAWTARHDTRFDLKTLQELSAKLLEIPEGFVVQRQVAKIYEDRQKMQAGGLPINWGYAETMAYATLAFEGHPIRMTGQDIGRGTFSHRHAVLHNQKDAGTYIPLQNLYEGQPRFDLYDSFLSEEAVLAFEYGYSTTTPDALVIWEAQFGDFANGAQVVIDQFITSGEHKWGRLCGLTMLLPHGYEGQGPEHSSARLERYLQLCAEHNIQVAVPTTPAQIYHLLRRQVIRPLRKPLIVLTPKSLLRHKLAISTLEDLAEGSFQTVIPEIDAQDPKKVERIVLCSGKVYYDLLEKRRAEGRDDIAVVRLEQLYPFPEDDLNEVLAPYTNLKHIVWCQEEPMNQGAWYCSQHHMRRIVGNHNKALVLEYAGREASAAPACGYASMHAEQQEKLLQDAFTV, from the coding sequence ATGCAAGAAAGCGTGATGCAGCGCATGTGGAACAGCGCCTACCTATCCGGTAGTAACGCTGCCTATGTGGAAGAGCTCTACGAGCTCTACCTGCACGACCCTAACGCTGTGCCAGAAGAGTGGCGCACCTACTTTCAGAAGTTGCCGACAGACGGCAACTCTGCCATCGATGTTTCGCACTCCACAATTCGCGACCATTTTGTGCTGCTGGCAAAGAACCAGCGCCGCGCCCAACCGGTTTCCGCCGGCAGCGTGAGCAGTGAGCACGAGAAGAAGCAAGTTGAAGTGCTGCGATTGATCCAGGCCTACCGTATGCGTGGCCACCAGGCAGCCCAGCTTGACCCGCTGGGGCTGTGGCAGCGTCCTGCACCTGCAGACCTGTCGATCAATCATTACGGCTTGACCAATGCCGATCTTGATACGACCTTCCGTGCCGGCGACCTGTTCATCGGCAAAGAGGAAGCGAGCCTACGCGAAATTCACGAAGCGTTGCAGCAGACATATTGCCGCACCATCGGCGCTGAATTTACGCACATCACCGATTCCGAGCAGCGCCAGTGGTTCCAGCAGCGTCTGGAAAGCGTGCGTGGCCGTCCGACTTATTCCGCGGACATCAAGGGCCACCTGCTCGAGCGCGTGACCGCCGGTGAAGGCCTGGAAAAATACCTGGGCACCAAATACCCGGGTACCAAGCGTTTCGGTCTGGAAGGCGGCGAAAGCCTGATCCCGATGCTCGACGAGCTGATCCAGCGTTCCGGTTCCTACGGCACCAAGGAAATCGTCATTGGCATGGCCCACCGTGGCCGTCTGAACGTGCTGGTCAACACCTTCGGCAAGAACCCGCGCGAGCTGTTCGACGAGTTCGAAGGCAAGAAGAAGGTCGAGCTGGGTTCCGGTGACGTTAAATACCACCAGGGCTTCTCGTCCAACGTGATGACCACCGGCGGTGAAGTTCACCTGGCCATGGCGTTCAACCCGTCCCACCTGGAAATCGTTTCCCCGGTGGTCGAGGGTTCGGTTCGCGCCCGTCAGGATCGTCGCAACGACCCAACCGGTGAGAAGGTTCTGCCGATCTCGATCCACGGTGATGCGGCATTCGCCGGTCAAGGCGTGGTGATGGAAACCTTCCAGATGTCGCAGACCCGCGGTTTCAAGACCGGCGGCACCGTGCACATCGTGATCAACAACCAGGTCGGTTTCACCATCAGCAACCCGCTGGACTCGCGTTCCACCGAGTACGCTACCGACGTTGCGAAAATGATCCAGGCGCCGATCCTCCATGTGAATGGTGATGATCCGGAAGCCGTATTGTTCGTGACCCAGTTGGCCATCGACTACCGCATGCAGTTCAAGCGTGACGTGGTGATCGACCTGGTCTGCTACCGTCGTCGCGGCCACAACGAGGCCGACGAGCCAAGCGGCACCCAGCCGATCATGTATCAGCAGATCACCAAGCAGCGCACCACCCGTGAGCTGTATGCCGATCGCCTGACTCAAAGCGGTGTGCTGGACGCAGAGCGTGTGCAGTCGAAAATCGACGAATACCGCAACGCACTGGACAACGGCCTGCATGTTGTAAAAAGCCTGGTCAAAGAGCCGAACAAAGAGCTGTTCGTGGACTGGCGTCCGTATCTGGGCCATGCCTGGACTGCGCGTCACGACACTCGCTTCGACCTCAAGACCCTGCAGGAACTGTCCGCCAAGCTGCTGGAAATTCCAGAAGGCTTCGTGGTTCAGCGCCAGGTTGCGAAAATCTACGAAGACCGTCAGAAGATGCAAGCCGGCGGCCTGCCGATCAACTGGGGTTACGCCGAAACCATGGCGTACGCGACCCTGGCGTTCGAAGGTCACCCGATCCGCATGACGGGTCAGGACATCGGTCGCGGTACGTTCTCGCACCGTCACGCTGTCTTGCACAACCAGAAAGACGCGGGGACCTACATCCCGCTGCAGAACCTGTACGAAGGCCAGCCACGTTTCGACCTGTACGATTCGTTCCTGTCCGAGGAAGCCGTACTGGCGTTCGAATACGGTTACTCGACCACCACGCCTGACGCGCTGGTGATCTGGGAAGCCCAGTTCGGCGACTTTGCCAACGGTGCCCAGGTGGTTATCGACCAGTTCATCACCAGTGGCGAGCACAAGTGGGGCCGTCTGTGCGGTCTGACCATGCTGCTGCCACACGGTTATGAAGGTCAGGGTCCTGAGCACTCCTCGGCACGTCTGGAGCGTTACCTGCAACTGTGCGCCGAGCACAACATTCAGGTAGCCGTACCGACTACGCCGGCTCAGATCTACCACTTGCTGCGCCGTCAGGTGATTCGCCCGCTGCGCAAGCCATTGATCGTACTGACACCGAAGTCGCTGTTGCGTCACAAGCTGGCCATCTCGACCCTGGAAGACCTGGCAGAAGGTTCGTTCCAGACCGTTATCCCGGAAATCGATGCCCAAGACCCGAAAAAGGTCGAGCGCATTGTTCTGTGTAGCGGCAAGGTCTACTACGACCTGCTGGAAAAACGCCGTGCCGAAGGCCGTGACGATATCGCCGTCGTGCGTCTCGAGCAGCTGTATCCATTCCCTGAGGACGACTTGAACGAAGTCCTGGCGCCTTACACCAACCTCAAGCATATCGTTTGGTGTCAGGAAGAGCCGATGAACCAGGGTGCCTGGTACTGCAGCCAGCACCACATGCGTCGCATCGTTGGCAATCACAACAAGGCACTCGTCCTCGAGTACGCCGGTCGTGAGGCCTCCGCTGCACCGGCGTGTGGTTATGCATCGATGCACGCTGAGCAGCAGGAAAAACTGCTGCAAGACGCCTTTACTGTTTAA